From a region of the Fimbriimonadia bacterium genome:
- a CDS encoding 2-oxo acid dehydrogenase subunit E2 yields MNLTGSFDHRTLDGAVRARFMNVVRDYLQEPYRLLE; encoded by the coding sequence ATGAACCTAACAGGCTCCTTCGACCACCGCACGCTGGACGGCGCGGTGAGGGCACGGTTCATGAACGTCGTCCGCGACTACCTTCAGGAGCCCTATCGGCTGTTGGAGTAG